TCGCAAGCTTCGGGGTCGCGCTTCAATTGGGCCTCGAGCCGGTTCTGGAGATGCGGCGGAAGCGCAGGAAGAGCGGCGATAGCGTGCGCGCCTGAGCAGTCGGCGGCAGCTCGGGAGGCTCGGGTCGCGGATCCACCGCGCCGTAAGCGATGAGACCGCTAGCCACGACCGATCTCACGCCGCACCGGGCGCACGAGCGGTTTGGCTAGGGCTCAACTTCGCGCACAGTTGGTCCTCGCGGAACCAACGCCATCACGCCGGATAGCAGGATCGAGCCGATGAGCGCGGTCGAGTGCCAAACCAGCGCAGTGCTGACACCTAGCTCGAAGGGGTGCCCAAGCTGCTTGATCGCGAGTGCCCACGCGGCCTGCGCTGGGCCGAGCCCAACCACACCGTTCACGGGCAGCGCGAATGCGACGGCCGCGGTGGAGTTTGCCAAGACGATCTCCGCAACCCGAAATTCGCCCAACGCCGCGCCTGCGCAGTACGACAGCCCAAACTGCACGAGCCAGATCGCAGTGGTGGTCAGCAAGAAGTACGCTTGTTTCTCCAAGGGGCGCAGCGCAGTGACACCTTGGAGAAGCCGGTCGAGCGTCCGCGTTACCCCAGGGAAGCGAGAGAAGAGTCGACCAGCCCATGCGTGAAAGGCCCTGGCGACTGTGGGAAACACCAGTATGGCCGTGCCCGACAGCAGCAGCAACGCCCAAAGCGTACCGCGGCCTAGCCCTTGCCACTCTGGTAGGAGTGCCAGCGCGCAACCGGCGGCGACCCCCATCACGCACAGCATATCCACGACTCGGCTGACCAGGAGCACTCCCGCCGCATGCCCGATGCTGGTACCGAAACGCTTGTTCATCAGCCAGGGAAAGCTCAGTTCCCCTGTCTTGAACGGAAGCACGTAGTTGAGCATCACCAGGTAGACGCCGATTCGAAACAGCTCGAGCGGGGGGCGTTTCAACTCACCTTCCAACAACAGCTGGAAGCGCCATGCGCGTAGCCACTGAAGCGGTGGCAACAGCAGAACACCAAGCACGATGTAGCCCCACCGAGCGTTCTTGAGGGCAGGACCGAGGCTCGCCAGGGTCTGCGCGTCGAGCATCCACCACAGCAACCCGCTAGTGACCGCGATGGCCACGAAGAACCACAGCACGCGTGCGCGGCGGCTCATGTCGCAACCTCATCAACCGGATGGGGCTTGATGCACACCATGACTCACACCGCACACCGACTGACTAACGCTTCGGTTTGGACTTGAGCTTGAGCTCGCGGATGAGCGCTTGATTCTTGGACGGGTCCGCGCCGCGACGCAGGAGGATGAACTCACCGTCACGCGCCATGAGCCCGTGGCTCCCGGAGTTCAAG
This Polyangiaceae bacterium DNA region includes the following protein-coding sequences:
- a CDS encoding flippase-like domain-containing protein encodes the protein MSRRARVLWFFVAIAVTSGLLWWMLDAQTLASLGPALKNARWGYIVLGVLLLPPLQWLRAWRFQLLLEGELKRPPLELFRIGVYLVMLNYVLPFKTGELSFPWLMNKRFGTSIGHAAGVLLVSRVVDMLCVMGVAAGCALALLPEWQGLGRGTLWALLLLSGTAILVFPTVARAFHAWAGRLFSRFPGVTRTLDRLLQGVTALRPLEKQAYFLLTTTAIWLVQFGLSYCAGAALGEFRVAEIVLANSTAAVAFALPVNGVVGLGPAQAAWALAIKQLGHPFELGVSTALVWHSTALIGSILLSGVMALVPRGPTVREVEP